Proteins encoded by one window of Gambusia affinis linkage group LG17, SWU_Gaff_1.0, whole genome shotgun sequence:
- the rimbp2a gene encoding RIMS-binding protein 2 isoform X14: protein MHETLQLKQQLQTEYEQALVAFHSKQKEINQLQKNRSDTPHRSSAIRTRQLLNYQSSAEPAWDQTEQQHEEAIQLLEVKLCDLEQKCRSHSDHFHQLSKRLPNIRLQSEPVGSLNSNSTLVSQIPTSPEEKLSQVIDEFEARLQKGDESAPNAQLLIPQFSPCPLQTEDSEAFKLLSVKSSTVATDRSSSPRQHPPSEMEDETSSSPRSKPRYTGQVRLCTARYSYNPYDGPNEHPEAELPLVAGKYLYVYGVMDDDGFYEGELLDGQRGLVPSNFVEFVQDKEKLIGEGVEDLGPLEHTSLALMTVDGGASQDVMLGSSNSLVPCSNGTGGTLDPEDLAEDVVPYPRKITLIKQLARSVIVAWEPPVVPLGWGNISGYNVLVDGELRASIPYTGRTKCLLEKLDLDSCIYRVSVQSVTDRGLSDELRCTVLVGANVVVAPCGMRVDDIQRDTAELSWLPSNSNYSHTVYLDGAEHAVVKPGRYRLRFHNLNPLTVYKVQVVAQPHQVPWQLPLEQRERKEAGVEFCTQAAGPTPYCRTGPPMPPQDVQVLCGQAPGVLQVRWKPPILSPTGTSNGANVVGYAVCTKGQRIAEVLFPMADYVTIDLTRIQCLEAREVIVKTLSVQGESQDSQVAVIPNNLLVPLPAIPLPPPMHPHAGPLPHPHPQPHLPSPHLPHPMPQLPPPPHGQPHPPHPQTHPRLPHPGGTPHPQPQPVHLQPRPLHQGPRPQHQLPLLPHPQPHPIPQRPVSARDLDAKEHTAHHGGAIPPGQPGWDPSRSPLQPPVPMQGHTLEAPPPVHLRSPSPQRILPQPQGMLIPDTVAKAIAREAAQRVAAESGKVWKEHHTNVTQNIVGDRRMGRFGEQGHSFHQHPSDEEEEDEEGFARGRRRGPSVDEFLRGSELGRPPHYSHNEDYHSESSRGSDLSDIMEEDEEELYSEMQLEEGRRRNSHHTPKTNSPGGGRHDRDNGWRIQHGGSHPKRRPLMVPSIEVTSENNNEGNPSSINEDVNYGRVARHKAWSSRRHTGGIRCPHDGYRNRDRRSPTYYDESEPEEPFRIFVALFDYDPLSMSPNPDAADEELPFKEGQIIKVYGDKDTDGFYRGAIKGRMGLLPCNMVSEIRADDEETMDQLIKQGFLPLSTPVDKIEQNRRGLRRDQASRRMVALYDYDPRESSPNVDVEAELTFCAGDIIAVFGDIDEDGFYYGELNGHRGLVPSNFLEEVPDDVEVYLTDTPSHYPQEESANRPPANSAANMSEGKRVTAENTDTANNITTPVRAPSPIIRPLLPGTMRPLSPPRGHHAPLDPRDPHNLANKKKKGILSKGKKLLKRLSPVKQQ, encoded by the exons ATGCATGAAACCTTGCAGCTAAAACAACAATTGCAGACAGAGTATGAGCAAGCATTGGTGGCCTttcacagcaaacagaaagagatCAATCAGCTACAAAAG AATAGATCAGATACCCCTCACCGGAGCAGTGCCATCAGGACCAGGCAGCTACTCAACTACCAAAGCTCTGCCGAACCA GCTTGGGATCAAACTGAACAACAGCATGAGGAAGCAATACAGTTATTAGAG GTCAAACTTTGTGACCTGGAGCAGAAATGCAGGTCACACAGTGATCACTTCCACCAGCTGTCGAAAAGGCTGCCAAACATCCGTTTGCAATCAGAGCCTGTGGGGTCCCTTAATAGTAATTCTACCTTGGTGTCCCAGATCCCGACCTCACCAGAGGAGAAACTCTCCCAAGTCATTGATGAATTTGAAGCCCGATTGCAGAAAG GTGATGAGAGTGCACCAAATGCTCAGCTTCTGATCCCTCAGTTTTCACCCTGCCCTCTGCAGACTGAAGACAGTGAAGCATTCAAACTGCTATCTGTCAAATCCAGCACCGTAGCAACAGATCGCTCCAGCAGCCCCCGACAGCATCCCCCATCAGAG ATGGAGGATGAGACAAGCTCATCACCAAGGTCCAAACCTCGCTACACAGGCCAGGTCCGCCTTTGCACTGCCCGTTACAG TTATAACCCTTATGATGGACCGAATGAACATCCTGAAGCAGAGCTCCCTCTTGTGgctggaaaatatttatacGTGTATGGAGTCATGGATGATGATGGCTTTTATGAAG GGGAGTTGCTGGATGGACAAAGAGGACTTGTTCCTTCCAACTTTGTGGAATTTGTCCaggataaagaaaaactaattggAGAGGGAGTGGAAGACTTAGGCCCTCTGGAACACACATCCTTGGCCCTGATGACTGTGGATGGAGGTGCCTCCCAGGATGTAATGCTAGGCTCAAGTAATTCCCTTGTTCCATGTAGCAATGGGACAGGGGGGACTTTAGATCCTGAGGACTTAGCTGAGGATGTTGTGCCTTACCCCCGTAAGATAACCCTCATCAAGCAGCTGGCACGTAGTGTTATTGTGGCATGGGAGCCTCCAGTAGTGCCTTTGGGCTGGGGGAACATCTCTGGCTACAACGTATTAGTCGATGGGGAGCTTCGTGCCAGTATACCATACACTGGCCGGACCAAGTGCTTGCTGGAAAAGCTGGACTTGGACAGCTGCATTTATCGTGTCTCCGTGCAGAGCGTCACTGACCGTGGCTTGTCGGATGAGCTCCGTTGCACCGTGCTGGTGGGAGCCAATGTGGTGGTGGCACCATGCGGCATGCGGGTGGATGACATCCAGCGGGACACTGCCGAGCTCTCCTGGCTGCCTAGCAACAGTAACTACAGTCACACTGTGTACTTAGATGGGGCGGAGCATGCTGTAGTAAAGCCTGGAAGGTATAGACTACGGTTCCACAACCTGAATCCCCTAACGGTATATAAGGTCCAAGTGGTGGCACAGCCCCATCAGGTGCCATGGCAACTGCCTCTGGAGCAGAGGGAAAGGAAAGAAGCTGGAGTGGAGTTTTGTACTCAAGCAGCAG GCCCAACACCATATTGCAGAACAG GTCCCCCGATGCCCCCACAGGATGTGCAGGTGCTCTGTGGGCAGGCTCCAGGGGTTCTGCAAGTCCGCTGGAAGCCTCCTATCCTCTCTCCAACAGGCACATCTAATGGGGCAAATGTTGTTGGCTATGCAGTCTGCACTAAAGGACAAAGG ATAGCTGAGGTGCTGTTTCCAATGGCAGACTATGTCACTATTGATCTGACAAGGATTCAATGCCTGGAGGCCAGAGAAGTCATTGTTAAGACACTGTCAGTCCAGGGAGAATCCCAGGACTCCCAAGTCGCCGTCATTCCAAACAACCTGCTTGTGCCTCTACCTGCCATACCCTTGCCGCCCCCAATGCACCCACATGCTGGCCCTCTTCCACACCCTCATCCTCAACCTCACCTCCCATCTCCTCACCTTCCTCACCCTATGCCCCAACTTCCGCCTCCACCTCATGGGCAACCTCATCCTCCACATCCACAAACCCATCCCAGACTTCCTCATCCAGGCGGAACCCCGCACCCCCAACCACAGCCCGTACACCtgcagccccgccctctccacCAGGGTCCCAGGCCCCAGCACCAACTGCCTCTGCTGCCCCACCCTCAGCCCCACCCTATACCTCAGAGACCAGTAAGTGCCAGAGACCTGGATGCCAAAGAGCACACAGCCCACCATGGAGGAGCTATTCCGCCTGGCCAGCCCGGCTGGGACCCAAGTCGATCACCTTTGCAGCCACCTGTGCCCATGCAAGGCCACACTCTGGAGGCCCCTCCCCCTGTCCATTTGCGTTCCCCCTCCCCTCAGAGGATTCTTCCTCAGCCCCAAGGCATGCTGATCCCAGATACCGTGGCCAAAGCTATTGCTCGAGAAGCAGCACAGAGGGTGGCAGCAGAAAGTGGCAAGGTCTGGAAAGAACACCACACAAATGTTACACAAAATATTGTT ggAGACAGAAGGATGGGGAGATTTGGAGAGCAGGGTCATTCATTTCACCAGCATCCCtctgatgaggaagaggaagatgaggagggATTTGCACGAGGACGTCGGAGAGGACCCTCAGTTGACGAGTTTCTCAGAGGCTCTGAGTTGGGAAGGCCG CCTCACTATAGTCACAATGAAGATTATCACAGCGAGAGCAGCCGGGGCTCTGACCTGTCTGACATCatggaagaggatgaggaggagctGTACTCTGAGATGCAGCTGGAAGAGGGACGACGACGCAACTCGCACCACACACCCAAG ACAAACAGTCCTGGTGGAGGCCGCCATGACCGGGACAATGGCTGGCGAATTCAACATGGTGGGTCACATCCTAAGAGGCGACCTCTAATGGTCCCATCCATTG AAGTAACCTCTGAGAATAACAATGAGGGAAACCCCTCCTCCATCAACGAAGATGTTAACTATGGCAGAGTAGCTCGACACAAGGCGTGGTCATCCCGCAGGCACACGGGCGGCATCAGGTGTCCCCATG aCGGCTACAGGAATCGGGACCGACGCTCTCCAACGTACTATGACGAGTCAGAGCCTGAGGAACCTTTTCGGATTTTTGTGGCGCTCTTTGACTACGATCCTCTGTCTATGTCCCCCAACCCAGATGCTGCAGATGAGGAGCTACCATTCAAAGAAGGGCAGATAATTAAG GTTTATGGTGATAAGGACACAGATGGGTTTTACAGAGGAGCAATAAAAGGCAGGATGGGGCTTCTCCCCTGTAACATGGTGTCCGAGATACGAGCAGACGATGAGGAGACCATGGATCAGCTCATCAAGCAGGGCTTTCTGCCTCTCAGCACTCCGGTGGATAAAATAG AGCAGAACAGACGAGGTCTCCGCCGAGATCAGGCCTCTAGGAGGATGGTGGCGCTCTATGACTACGACCCCAGAGAGAGCTCCCCTAATGTTGATGTTGAG GCTGAGCTGACCTTCTGTGCTGGTGACATCATTGCTGTTTTTGGAGACATTGATGAAGATGGGTTTTACTAT GGTGAGCTCAATGGCCATCGTGGCTTGGTGCCCTCTAACTTCTTGGAAGAAGTGCCTGATGACGTGGAGGTCTATCTGACCGACACCCCGTCCCACTACCCCCAGGAAGAATCCGCCAACCGACCCCCTGCAAACTCTGCTGCCAACATGTCAGAGGGAAAACGG GTCactgcagaaaacacagacaCGGCCAACAACATTACAACCCCTGTCCGGGCGCCGTCCCCCATCATTCGCCCCCTCCTTCCAGGAACTATGAGACCGCTTAGCCCTCCAAGAGGTCACCATGCTCCGCTGGACCCCAGGGACCCTCACAATCTGgcaaacaagaagaagaaaggaataCTTTCCAAAGGAAAGAAACTGCTAAAGAGACTGTCTCCTGTGAAACAACAATAA